In Chaetodon trifascialis isolate fChaTrf1 chromosome 6, fChaTrf1.hap1, whole genome shotgun sequence, one DNA window encodes the following:
- the usp39 gene encoding ubiquitin carboxyl-terminal hydrolase 39, with amino-acid sequence MVSLKREREPEVDDDDNEDGVATKISRGRVVEDRRSRHCPYLDTINRSVLDFDFEKLCSISLSHINVYACLICGKYFQGRGLKSHAYTHSVQFTHHVFLNLHTLKFYCLPDNYEIIDSSLEDITYVLKPTFTKQHIAGLDKQGKLYRAYDGTTYLPGIVGLNNIKANDYANVVLQAFSNVPPLRNYFLEEENYRGIRRPPGDIMFLLVQRFGELMRKLWNPRNFKAHVSPHEMLQAVVLCSKKNFQITKQGDAVDFMTWFLNALHGALGGTKKKPSIITKAFQGSMRIFSKKLPHPDLLPEEKEALLVTEEYQEQMSESTFLFLTLDLPTAPLYKDEKEQLIIPQVPLFNILGKFSGSTEKEYKTYKENFLKRFQLTKLPPYLIFCIKRFTKNNFFVEKNPTIVNFPITNVDLREYLTEEAQATEKNTTYNLVANVVHDGKPTEGAYRIHVLHHGTGKWYEMQDLQVTDILPQMITLSEAYIQIWKRQESDDDTNNHTGV; translated from the exons ATGGTTTCTCTAAAGCGAGAAAGAGAGCCTGAGGTTGACGATGATGACAACGAAGACGGCG TTGCTACCAAAATAAGCAGAGGACGTGTAGTAGAAGACCGGAGAAGCCGTCACTGCCCTTACCTTGACACTATTAACAG GAGTGTGCTGGACTTCGACTTTGAGAAACTCtgttccatctctctctcacacatcaaTGTCTATGCCTGCCTTATATGTGGGAAATACTTTCAAG GTAGAGGTCTGAAGTCCCATGCTTACACTCACAGTGTGCAGTTTACCCATCATGTGTTCCTGAATCTGCACACTCTCAAGTTTTACTGCCTGCCAGACAACTACGAGATCATTGACTCTTCACTAGAAGACATCACT tatGTGTTGAAGCCAACTTTCACCAAGCAGCACATTGCAGGGCTGGACAAGCAGGGTAAACTGTACCGGGCCTATGATGGTACAACCTACCTGCCAGGCATTGTAGGcctcaacaacatcaaagccaatgaCTATGCCAATGTAGTGTTACAG GCTTTTTCCAATGTTCCGCCTTTGCGAAACTACTTCCTGGAGGAGGAAAACTACAGGGGAATCCGCAGGCCCCCAGGGGACATCATGTTCCTCTTGGTGCAGAGATTTGGTGAGCTGATGCGCAAACTTTGGAATCCAAGAAACTTCAAGGCCCACGTGTCTCCCCATGAGATGCTGCAGGCTGTGGTTCTGTGCAGCAAGAAGAACTTCCAAATTACCAAGCAAG GAGATGCTGTGGACTTCATGACGTGGTTCTTGAATGCACTGCATGGTGCTCTTGGTGGCACAAAGAAAAAACCAT CAATCATTACAAAAGCATTTCAAGGCTCCATGCGGATCTTCTCCAAGAAACTTCCACACCCAGATTTA ctaccagaggagaaagaggcatTGCTTGTTACAGAGGAGTACCAGGAGCAGATGTCCGAGTCTACCTTCCTGTTTCTGACCCTTgacctcccaacagctccactGTACAAGGATGAGAAGGAGCAGCTTATAATCCCGCAGGTCCCTCTCTTCAACATCCTGGGAAAGTTCAGTGGCAGCACAGAGAAG GAATATAAAACCTACAAAGAGAATTTTCTCAAGAGGTTTCAGCTGACCAAACTGCCTCCGTACCTCATCTTTTGCATCAAAAGATTCACCAAGAACAACTTCTTTGTGGAAAAGAACCCCACGATCGTCAACTTTCCTATCAC GAACGTAGACCTTCGTGAGTACTTGACAGAAGAAGCTCAAGCAACAGAGAAGAACACAACTTATAACCTCGTTGCCAATGtagtgcatgatgggaaaccTACCGAAGGAGCGTACAGAATACATGTTCTGCATCAC GGAACTGGGAAGTGGTATGAGATGCAGGATCTGCAGGTGACTGATATTCTCCCCCAGATGATTACACTGTCAGAGGCCTACATCCAG
- the c6h2orf68 gene encoding UPF0561 protein C2orf68 homolog, translating into MDILRDDEVHELKYKPGGRLDMSHGFLHHIRRNQIARDDYDKEVKQAKELQRRRHTTTPRRPRRPDIQVYHPRRRHGSEPGAGAEAEEWNESGSSTETETHGTELFWLDYQADSGTITSFLVHKEDKPEKVVERVAEKNILDSAMRAALEARIRKEMDNRQDKR; encoded by the exons ATGGATATTTTAAGAGACGATGAAGTGCATGAGCTGAAATACAAACCAGGGGGCCGTTTGGATATGAGCCATGGCTTCCTACACCATATCCGGAGGAACCAGATTGCTAG AGATGACTATGATAAGGAGGTGAAGCAAGCCAAAGAGCTTCAACGGCGGAGGCACACCACAACCCCGAGGCGACCCCGTCGACCTGATATCCAGGTGTACCATCCTCGACGCAGAC ATGGATCTGAGCCAGGAGCCGGTGCTGAGGCTGAAGAGTGGAATGAGAGTGGGTcaagcacagagacagagacccATGGAACTGAACTCTTCTGGCTCGACTATCAGGCAGACTCTGGTACCATTACCTCCTTCCTTGTGCACAAG GAGGATAAGCCCGAGAAGGTGGTGGAACGTGTTGCGGAGAAGAACATCCTGGATTCAGCCATGAGGGCAGCTCTAGAAGCTCGAATTCGAAAAGAAATGGACAATAGACAAGACAAACGTTGA